cttacccgcgatctctgacataaccagtacatcaggtttcctagtagccctcaatgaattactaggtggcgactcccacgaacgaattcaaagcaaaacatTACGCAAcgatgaaaaatcgccagcccgaTGCCGCGCTTCGCTTCGGATTTTTTCTGGGGTGCGACAAGTaaaaaggaggaagacagaggtacgtgcgtctacataaagaagaagaaatactgcagaaaacagttgcgcttcccaaccactgccaccgtcagaaccatcgtgagcccccattggcttcctgtccaccgccaccagcatcacggggagtgttcgccatcgtcttcaacatcatttctgccaccaggtttgcacccccttcgtcgctgtgcatgcaccatttccttgcatttcactgttgaagtgaaatataattcacttgaacagtgaaatgttaattcactgttcacatcacatataattcacgtgaacagtgaaatgctatttcactgttcacatcatatttatttcactgttcacatgaggcctgctgggttcagcccagccatgcaaaaaaaaaaaataaaaaaataaaaaaacttcaaaaaaattatttcaaagaatttgtgatttttctgtaattttattattgtattttgggtcaatactggtttgtatttttatattgtcaagatacaaattcggtattaaaatacccggttttcgtaaaaaaaaatgtttactaaaaaaaaatgttttgttttcatgcatacggccaatacactaacatgttttgaatgttcttttttatatataaaaaaaaaatattggaagttttgaaaatgtgttttcacatggatttcttaaacacaaatcattttcttgcatttgtggattttacaacctgtttgtaaaactccaaagggtattggccaatattccaaaaactataaaaatcttattttgggaggagaagttgtggttattgttcactgctaatgtttggatgaagaaatccttaaaaggacgaacatccaaaatattatcgggagtaataaatcaacgcgcatgtttgaaagaagctttggttgcgatcgagaacatttcaaaattttaattttttttctccacggtttacgagtcgtgaaaagtaattgttttttttttttaagaattgtgaaattttcttcattctttttttctcttatccttgcgatttacgagttgacgggattagaaaacaccaacaccatagactataaagcaaaccaaacaccaagcagcttaccttaggtagggcgtactagggatgctagtaccttccctttacgcaaccagtcccttgccttagaatctctgaaagaccagttagggttcctagtgaccaaatactaggtggcgactccaaagaaccaaatcatcagaacacaacgaaaatcgccagccgatgtcgtgcctttataaaattttttgagGGGGTGTGACAATGAATATAGAATTACAATGATAAATTACTTCTCACAACTTGCTAATGGTTATGGTGTGTATTCCTCTTGAACTAAATTTAGGAATTAGTTTATAGTtgctagaaaattgacaaaaacaaagaagaaaagaatgttATAGAGCTCTTGTTTCAGTCGTGTTCTACTCTATTTATTCTCTCAATTGGCTACTAGATTTCTTTGGGATTCTTAGGCTAATTAGAAGTACTTATGTTACTTAATTCCTTCCTTATTTATCCAGTCCTTAACGTTGGTTAAAtcctttaaaatatatgttgaaaATGGACTCTGCTACTATcattattttgttgtaattcCTACTCTACTGCAACTTAGACTTGGCTTCTTGCATTATCCAATCATCCCAGCTGTATTATTTCATTCATGGCATGTTGGAGGCTTGATCTGCACCATTCCTGAATTCTAAAGCCCACCGTTTCTATGTTAGATTCTCAGCCATGGTGAAATGTTCGACACTGTTAGTTTTCTCACCAAATCAGGAAACTAATCTCGTCCTTCATATTATGTTTGGATTTTTgcattcaaaatgattttatctgaCATGATATCCTACAAAAACATTGTAGTCCTGAATGTTTAGATGATTTTGGGCTtttaaatcatatgattttgATGTCTGAGACTCAAAACGTCTGTTTGAATCTGTCGTATGAAAATAGAAAATCCTGCTACAAATAGGATTTCAACCCCATTTTGCAAGCTAATTAGAGATTCAAAATAAACTCGAATTTCTATCCATAATATCTTCCTGAAAAGCTTGATATATGCACTTTAATTTTGATTCAGCTCACGTTCATATTCTATAATTATAACTTTATGAGAAACTTCTCATAAAAAGCAAGGTCCGAAATATAAAATGCAGAAATTCTTATCttttagtaattaatttataaagtcTCTTAAGCAtgctaaattcataaaaaataatttctaataagctcaaaacacattaaaaagcatagcgtaaaagaaataaaaacatatatatatattgcatttttcaaaaagaaaaacaaaaaattaaaaaaaatattgtcaatataaaaaatatatattcttattgGTTGACATGTAAGCTAACTCGAGAATTAACTCTCAccgtgtaataaaaaaaaaaaaattgctaaaacaattaattatgcTATCCGTCATCATCTTTCAgagatataaaacaaattatttatttgcatgGACCTTGGATGATCTGCTTATTCTTGCGGGAACAAGGCCACGGTGCACCGTATTATCATTAACAGACGCACGCTAACACTGGATCTGAGACAAGTCATCAGAGGGTTCGGATGATAAGATTCTAAACCTCAAGGAGGGACATTCAACCTTAAATCAAGTACAAATTTATACAGTAGTAAGTACTGTACTATACGTTCAAGAATTTATAGTAAGTGTGCTTGTCTGTCCTAATGATGATTTTTGTTATTACTTCACATTAAAAGTGTGTCTGTATCTAGTATCTTTGGCAGTCTTCCAGGCCTTTTTGTCGGTATCCAATTATCCATTGAGTGCTTCACTTTTAACTTTCTTGCATGCCCACCTCTCCCTCTTATCTTTCATGATTCTATGAATTTTATCTCATAATATTATTGCATGGTCAATTTGTTGTGTTGTTCTTGTCTGCAAAGGTTTTTGATCTGGGCGAAGAATATTCATGGAATCCCAGTGGTTTGATCAGGCTACTGATCAGTGGAATGGGGGTTGTGATCATCAGAATAACACAGAAAACAATGTGGATTTGACTCTGAAATTGGGATTGCCAGATGATCATGATGATCAACCACGATTTGAGCAATACTTGAGGTCTAATAGGGCCCTCAAGACCCATCAACCAGCCATCCTCAGCTTCAATGCTCCTTTCTCACAGGTATCACTCTTACACTGATTTGATCAACTACTGTGAAGTTTGTAAACAAAATATTCTGCCCAGTTCTTATGAATTTCTGCTCAAATTCATTATCCATTGTGTCAAGTATCATCTAGAGAACTCATCATGAAAGTCACTTGAGGAATTATCTtacataattttgtttcttaagaAATGATACTATGCTAATAAGATGGTCTAAATTTGttcattattgatttgatgtatccatgataattttattccaatttataaatagtttattcttttgattttgatagaaaaaataaaaaggggtaAGCTTCAAATAATCCATGATAATAAACAACAATACCGTGATATAGTTGCTAGCTCGTTTTATATCCTTTTCAATTTGATGGACGCTtccttattatatatatatcaaattcaaaactttatacAAATGAGAAATGGAAGGGTAGCTAGGTAATttgtgtggatttttttttttttttcataacttgaaatattaatttaagaaaatgaatGGACAATTAATTAAGCATTTCCATATATGTTTCAAATATAAGTAATTTCATTCtcagaaaatatttaaactatgatatttattattagtttttagaTATGGTTGcagagttaagaaaaaaaaagtttaatttccaTGTACAAAAGCAACCAAAGGTATGTTTATCTCTGTATACTATAGTTGCTATGAGTTAATAAATACGTGTGTGTTAAATCTTCAGCTACATGATggggatttcttttttttaataaataataattaaatataaactacgttaattataatttaaacttaaattattaaataaagaaatagatTCATATGCTAAGGATAATGAAAGCATAGCATTGAGAATCCTGCTTAAGAACTTGTAGATCTaaattagaaaatgaaaaaaaataatcatgatcaGAAcccattttgttttaattatgatctaatgctaattaaataaaatcacataATGTAATTAGGAATCCATGGGTTACTAATCAAATGCTCCCTGCAGGGCAAATAGCTATTGATTGTATGGAATTTGATCTCAATatgcttaattaattatcatttcatatCTTGATGGAAGTGCTTTTTCTTGAGTTGTTGTTGTTAGACAATATGATCATTAATTAACCGATTAAAAAGTAATCTCAAACTTGGCTTATACAGGGCACAAATCATCATGATATGGCTAGTGCTGGTTTAAATCACCATGGGAGGCTTAATGGAGACAATCTTCATGGATCTTGGCCACAGGAGATGATGGGGAGCCATGTCCATTACATGAACACTCAACATGCTGCTGATTCTGCAGTGGGATTTGCTGCTTACCCCAAATCCTGCAGTAGCATCAACAGCAATCCTGGTAACTTTCAAACACCAACGATGAACGGTCGCACACTCAACACAGTAGCTTGGGATGGTGATCATGGTGAGATTGGAAGTTCCTCTGGTTCATTTAGGAGAGGCTCTAGCCGCCAATGCAAAGGGACCTTTATTGACCATAATAAGAGGTGCAGTAACCGGAGTTGCAACACCGATGACACACCAATGTGGCGCACAGGCCCCCTTGGTCCCAAGGTAACTTTCAAGGAAGAAGTTTCTTTTGCTATTCATTAACATTTTACATTTGTGTGCTGTGCCAAGTTGCAACACCGATTGATGATGTTCTTTGCTTCATCCTTTTAGACACTCTGTAATGCCTGTGGGATCAAGTACAGAAAGGAAGAGGAGAGAAGAAGGGCTAGAGAAGCAGCCAAAAGGACGAACGGCATTTGGAATGTTTAGAGAGAGCAATGGCGGCATCATCTTATTAAAAGTGATACCATTAAGGGATGATTTGCCCTCTCATGTTTTATAATCGGAAATTTACTTCATCAGAATCCCATGACCGACACATGCTGGAAGGAGCGCAAACCATGTGCCGGAAGATGgcattcatttcatttcaagACTTGCCGGAAAATAGAGGCCGGTTGTTCCCGGCCTCCAGCTTCCTCTTATGCTTGATTTCATTCAGAAACCTATTTCATTAGaacaagtttaaattattaaagtgCCAAAACCAAATTTAAGAGACTGAACCAGTAAGCGGTAGGTAAACTGTTTCCCACAAAGAAGCCCTAAGTTCAACCTGGCGAGATTTATCCCGAGACTTCAGTAACGATCGCAGAccaacaaacaaataaacaacaaagagaTCATAAAAATTGCGAAAAGAAAAACCTAGAACTCTTAGAGATGGCATCTGTCTATCTTTGAATCCCAAAATACTTGGTAACCACGCCAAACACCAAAGGCTATAACAAGAGTATGTCCTAACACAGGAAGAGGAGAGACGAGGTAGAGAAAGTGAGGTCACATTCCAGACTTGCGCAATTCCTCGGCACCGTGTGCAAAGTGGCACCTATCCCCAAAAGTGCAAGATCCTTTGTTGAAGTTCTCACAGATCTTGGTCTTGAAGTTATTTGATCCACCAGAAGAATGCATCGATGAGTTCTTCATGGGAGGTCCAGAGGCTTGACCAACATTTGAAATCAGCTGGCGAACCATGTCACTTGCTTGACTGATCTGATCAAATGAACCCTCAAGCTCTATGTTCCTCTTTTTAGGGTCTGTTTCATGCTCCCTTATGGAAAGCTTGGCTCCAGTAGCACGACAGATATGCTTAGAGTTAACACCATTTTTCCCAATGATGGCTCCAGCAAGTGAAGCATCAATACTGATCTTAGTAGTAGCGGATGACCCAAAGCTTGCTGCAGCACCATGACCTTGGTGTGGATGCTCCATGTGCCGACTCATCCTGCCCTGCATTGGCCCCATGGCACGAGGATCATCATATGGAGCAGCAGCCCTGCCCTGCATTTGCCCCATGGCACGAGGATCATCATATGAAGCAGCAGAAGCCTTCCCAAGCTCCCACTCACCATGGGCAAAATGGCATTTATCACCGAACTTGCAACCCTCAACTGTGTTGTATTTATTGCACAAACGGGACTTCACGGATGGAGGAGAAGAGCGATCTGGAAAAGAAGGGGGTGGGGCACCTTGATTTCTAGAGGCTGGTGGAAGAGCTGGAAGCATTTGGGACACAGCTTTATAGCCACCAGGAACATAATGCAAGAAGTGGCATCCCTCACCAAATGGGCAACCAGAAGTACTGCAAAACAAAAGCATAGAAAAAAGACGGACAATGAGAACTTTTCTGCAGCACCAAATCTATTAAATTACAAGCTCACATTTCTCCAACTAAATGCTGCAagagaatcaaattaaatatcagactcaaaataaaaactgaTGCACAATTTTTTAGGGGGGGGGGTAtgagtatatttttttactaaataaagACGGTTTTGATGCACCAAGGTAAAAAGGTTGACTTGCATTCAGAAAAGGGTTGCCAAGGCCATTGGCTCATTGATAGTCTAATGATGCCATAACACATCTAGAAAATATTCCAATTTCATTAGCATATGGAACAACATGAATTAACCAACAATCacttgaaaaaactaaatatatatccATCCCATGCAAGTTTTTAGAAACGTTATTGAAAGTTGAATGCAATCATCACCACCTTAATGAGAATATATTTTAACAGCCCGGTCATTCAACCTTATCTCAGACAACCAAATCAAGCAATGAAGCATTaaacacaaagaaagaaaacaaagcacCAAGTAGCAAGAACAGAGATCATTGCAGCCATCTCAATTAGGCAGATTACCCAatctctataaaaaatatatgaaaaatgttAGCAAATTTGGAAAGCACAATTACAAAATCTAACTTATTAACAGTGTTAGGGAAGGCCTAAAAAATAGggattcaaaaaatttatctaaaccCATCGTCTAAACACAAACACAGAAGTTGACATCAATTGTCAATAAAATTACCCACATCAcaggagacaaaaaaaaagctagTTAACACAAATCGCAACATTAGTTATTATGAGAAAACACAACATATCACAAACTGATAGAACGCATAACTTATTTTAAGTTTTCAAACCATTTTAGTTTTGAGAACATGGGACAGTTACTAAATTTAAGAGTTCAAGAACCAAAGACCTTTcacaaaatgaacaaaaatctcaatttaaaagaACAGATTATTGTGCCTAGCAACatcaaaagtaaaattttacaaatatgTGGCTCTATCAAATGCATTTACAGTAACTGAATCAATATTGCATTAACTCCTAAAACTAAAAGCACCCTAACTTGAATCCTAAATATCTTGAATTTCCTACTCATTGCTAGTCTAGAAGCATGtcacatttatttttacatataatcCCAATTATCTCAATCCCATATCATCCCACCATCTTCCTCCCCATCATCCCAAGCATAAGATCCCATCAAATGGTAAAATTATCTGCTAATCCTTCTCTTTCATTTTCACTGTGGATAAGCATGATTGAATGAGTTTCCATTACTTATCATGACATCCACCTTTTAATGAAACTAATATTAAGAATGTGTTTATAAGTTGCTGATCCTGCATCATCCTCTTGGAATACCTCACCCCACCCCCCTAAGCATGATTGAATGAGTTTCCATTACTTATCATGACATCCACCTTTTAATGAAACTAATATTAAGAATGTGTTTATAAGTTGCTGATCCTGCATCATCCTCTTGGAATACCCTCACCCCACCCCCCTCTGCAATACTTAAAAACCTTTCATCAATCCCAATACATTCAGTAACCACAAGTCCACTTTCATTCCCAGCAATACCctcaacccccccccccaaataaAAGTACAAACAATTATCACCAGCatcaatcttttcaatttttcatctttcctaatttaatttgatcatagtttttcaGAATTAACACATTGAAATCAATAGATCAGCTACTGTCAGCAAAcactttttagaaaaacaaattccttcaaatatttaacaaatgaaaaaaaaaaggttgctaTTGAATTTCAGGCCTTTATGTCTCAGAAAACAGATTACAGGAGAGACATTTTCTTCTGGCTGATAATTGAAAAGCAATGAAAACATTTTTAAGAATGCAAAACAGAGCTAACATATAACCACTTAAGTCATCCAAAGATAGTCTTTATTTTGACAGAGCATCATATAAAAGCCAAAAACAAACCCTAGTCCAATGATTGTTGCATTCATCAGTGATGTTATAGGATGCCGAACAAAACAAACATTGCATCtacagaaacaaaatacatcACACACTGAACTACGCTTTTATTCAACTGTCACATGGAGCCTGTTCCGGGCTTTATAAGGCAGTTCTTAGCTACCCATCAATGTATCATGGCTTTTACTTGCAAAGATTATAGCAAATTATGAATAGCCATTGAGGTGGGCAAGTTTTGCATCCTGTAAAACTTCTTTCAGTTTACTATGTCCGAGCAAGTAGTTATCCAAAAGTACTCTCTGAAATCAACCGTTTCTGTTCAATTGTCTTGGTTATTAGAGGAAAACCTGTAACACAACTTTAACTTCCCAATCCATCAGTCCAAATCACAGTGATTtcaaattgcaattaaaaaaagtttgtaAGAAACCTTATTTTACAATTTATACAGATTACAAATAGATGTACAGCATTTTgactatttattttagataggtTTAAGATTTGAACCTGAAAAACTTTGTGCATGGCTTCGATTTGCTTCCTATACCAGTTGAAAAGGACTCCATTTCTGTTGcaccaaaattaattaattttctcagTTAAGATTTCAGTGATTTATTAACCTCCGAGCTTTAAGAAACTCTCTCATCATGTTACTCATTCTCATTACCATTGATAACATGATGATTTTATATGATATAAACAATGCAAATagtaaaattttatagaaatagATAAACCACGTGACCCCATTAAACATTCAAGTATAGATAACAACCCAATAGTAGTTTTCTAAACAATAAAGTGCCTGCCCAAAACAGTCCATcgctctttttttaaaaaaaaatcccgcactacaaaaacaataaagctAGAAGATAATCTAAAACCCTATCTTTTTTAAGCTTTTGATTACCcaccaaaaaaccaaaataaataaatcccatcatctttcaaaaaaaaattcaactccaacattttcttttcagcTTTTTCTTCACTTGAGCAATTCCGGACACCAAGCAGATTCATTCACATCAGGAACAAGAGCAAGTAATTCAaccaaaaatcaagaaaaataaaataaatttatgcacCGGCCTACCgtattcccaaaaaaaaaaatccattaaccACACTAAaaactaaactagaaaaataaaaaaattataaacaattacCTTAAAAACAGACTAAAACACATGCCTCAATAATTAAACAGATAatatatttaacaatttaactCTTAATTAATCCTAAAACAAACTTAGcctaattagttaaaaaaattatttaattaactaaCAAATAAATTCCGAGCATTTCCACAGAGAAGAACTAACTAAGAAgcacaaattatatatatatatatatatatatatatatatatataatttaaatgtaatatatatatatataatttaaatgtaatatatatatatatagaagagagagagagagagagagatggaaaaataaagaaaaagaatcgtACCTTGTCTGGTCTTTTTGTGGCCGCCATTGCCATTAAAAGCAGCGTCGAGTCTGCCTCTCTTGCGGTGACCACCTCCGAATTCCATTCTCTTTATAAGTAATTTCAGATCCAAAACTCAGTAACCTCTACTGCTGCTTCGGCTCCTCCTCCGCTAGCTAACTAGCTACGACGAAGAGAGAAACTTGAGAGGAGAAGagtggagggaaaaaaaaaaaaacctgaagagAGAGAATGAGGGATAAGAGGAAAGTTAGGGTTTgaagtggaggaggaggaggagagagcGGGCGGGGGAGAAAGGGACTTCAAAgggaaataaatgaaaaataagaagCGGAATCgaaaattaggtttaaatggggtttatttatatttagaaaattatgaGAGAGGCGCGCACGTGATGTGGGCGTGCGTGAGGAAGGGGTGATGTTAGAAATTTTGTGAATGAGGTACTGTGTACTCTTCTTTTATACCGTCATGGAGATAGAAAATAGATAAGATAAATTTAGTCcttatagttattaaaatttaataattcatcCTTACTGTattgaaaaatagttattgaggACATAACCATCCCAAAACTTGAACaatctagattaaaaaaaatcaaagaaaaatacttgACTAACCCATAAAAAACCTGCTAACTTGATCAAAATCTATCTTTAactcattaatttttcttgaatattttttgttaaaacaatgcaattttattttttaaaaaaaaaattagatttcaaCCCACCTCTCAAAAtacatctttttaaataataaaaaaatgtcagTGGGTTGAGGGCTAGCTTTTGCCCGGGTCAATccagattttttattaaatcagtcaatttttattttattttttattttaacttgaaCCGAACCTCCAAGACCATAGAGGTTTCACAGCTATGCTAAAATGGGACCAAAGCCAGATGTACCGAACGAGAGAATTGGATGGGGTTAAAAAGATGTTTCCCGCAAaggtttaatagttttttttgtttttttttttttttcctgaaaatatGTTCAAACAGTTGTCTTTCAGAGGTCACATTTATCCTGTGCAACTATTTGTATCAAACACTCAGTAGCCATTATATCTCCTACCATTTGATTCAAATCATTTTGCATCTCAACTCAACCCTTGAGAGGTTTCCAAtcatacaacatgattttatagTTGCACTTTCAGTTATCCTCTAGAACAAAACTGAAGTTACCTGTTAAAGCTTTGTGGGTAGCTCCAGGTCAACAAACAAGCTCATCTCCTTGATGCTGTTTCCCCTAAATGACACAAGAATACGTGGATGATGCCAAGCACAAGCAGCTCGCTAGGTAGCTCGGAAATTCAGGAAATGACAAGCAACCAAGTAACTCGCTAGCTAGCTCGGAAATCCAGGAAATGACGCAGTTTCTGTACGAGCAACTCATAGGTTCCAAAAAAGGGTTTAGTTTTAGTAACCCAATCCTTCTCAAGAAGACCTGCTTTGGTGCTCGTGAGCATCTCATCATGGAAAGCAGACACAATGCTGTAGATTGAGTTGCTTAGCACATCAGCCATGGCACAAGTTTTTGCATCTAGAGGACCACCTCTCTTGTTTGCTGTCGCAACATCTCTTCTTCCTGTACTTGGAGTATTCCATTTAATAGTAACTGGCCCCATCAAATGTTGAGGTTGCAAGCTTGTCTTCTTCCCCATGAAAACTTCAATAGCAAGCAGGCTAGAGATAAGTGTTGAGAGAACAGCAGCATTGCTACCAGTGAGTTGTGCAACCCCAAATCTATCCTCCTCATGTGACCGTTCAGTCAAGAAAGCAACTGCCTTGGCAGACCATGCATACTTCTGTgggaattgaaaaacattattaaattgTCTATGGATTCATATTGGTAAAATAACACGCATAAGGTGGCAAAAACCCTCAATCATAGGATGCTTGCAGTACAAGAGATTTCTTCTATCAATAAGCTATTCGAACAGATTTCTAGAAATCAATTTTGAACACTATTTGAAAGTAACAGATGCATTGCAACAGGTTCTGCTGCATCAGACAAGCTTGCTAACCTAGATATAAATGAATGTTAAAAATCAGAGATATCATCTGCCAAACAGCATATTgaaatactagaaaattgacaatTGTATCTGTAATATGATTTGTTTACGAGAAAGCAACATAAAATAACTAcaacaaacattttaaaaacagaatatttaaatataaaaaaatcagcgTCATCAGTGCCAACTTTCCATACCTGAAAGTTGTTTAGTGATTCATAATGTTTTG
This region of Populus alba chromosome 3, ASM523922v2, whole genome shotgun sequence genomic DNA includes:
- the LOC118061345 gene encoding zinc finger CCCH domain-containing protein 14, which produces MEFGGGHRKRGRLDAAFNGNGGHKKTRQEMESFSTGIGSKSKPCTKFFSTSGCPFGEGCHFLHYVPGGYKAVSQMLPALPPASRNQGAPPPSFPDRSSPPSVKSRLCNKYNTVEGCKFGDKCHFAHGEWELGKASAASYDDPRAMGQMQGRAAAPYDDPRAMGPMQGRMSRHMEHPHQGHGAAASFGSSATTKISIDASLAGAIIGKNGVNSKHICRATGAKLSIREHETDPKKRNIELEGSFDQISQASDMVRQLISNVGQASGPPMKNSSMHSSGGSNNFKTKICENFNKGSCTFGDRCHFAHGAEELRKSGM
- the LOC118061339 gene encoding GATA transcription factor 29, with the protein product MESQWFDQATDQWNGGCDHQNNTENNVDLTLKLGLPDDHDDQPRFEQYLRSNRALKTHQPAILSFNAPFSQGTNHHDMASAGLNHHGRLNGDNLHGSWPQEMMGSHVHYMNTQHAADSAVGFAAYPKSCSSINSNPGNFQTPTMNGRTLNTVAWDGDHGEIGSSSGSFRRGSSRQCKGTFIDHNKRCSNRSCNTDDTPMWRTGPLGPKTLCNACGIKYRKEEERRRAREAAKRTNGIWNV